GACGCCAGCGTCGCCTCCGCTGGTGTGCGGAACCACGGATAAACTACAAGGCCAATGGCGATGCCGGCGATGCCGGTCCATTTTGTCGGTCCGTCGGCGAGCGCGATGCTCGCCATGCACAGAAGGACCGGCGGAGCGCTGAGGGCGATGACGCCCGGCGCACCGAAGGGAATCCGGTAAGGCCGCGCCATGCCCGGTTCTTTGAAGCGCAGCCACACGAGCGCGGCGAATTCGAGGATCAACGCCAGCGCGTAGAGAAACATGTCGATCTGCACCAATTCTTGAAACGAGAAAGGAATCAACACGGAGAGGCCGGCGGCGTTGACGAGAATCGCGAGCCACGGCGTGGCATAGCGCGGGTGGAGTTTTTTGAGCGGCGCGGGCAGCATGCCGCGCTCGGCCATCGCGTATGGCACGCGCGACGACGTGCAGAGGAGCGCGCTCAGCAGTCCTGCCGCGCTGATCAACCCCGCGATGGTGAGCCAGCCGCCGAGCCAGCCGCCGCCGATCGCCGCCGCGACTTTCGGGAAGTAACCTTCCTCCCATTGCTCCCAGTTCGTATCGACACTGACGCCGACGGCGACGGGAAGGAGGTAGGCGAGCGTTACCAACACGACGGCGACGGCCATCGCCGCTGGATAATTCTTGTTCGGTTTTCGGACTTCTCCGGCGCAGCACCCGGCGTTGTCCCAGCCGCTCGTGTTCCAAAGGACGATGCTGAGCAACAAAGCCCAATCTCCCTTGCCGCCGCCCGCGGTCCACGACGCGGGTTCGATTTGAGGCGCGCCGAGAAGAACCATGGCGGCGAACGGCGCCAAGACCAGCACGCCGAAGACGACCAGGCTCGTACCGACGAGGGAGGTGCCGCGGATGTTGAGCCATGTGGTCGCGGCGATCAGAGCCGCGCCGATCGACCATCGCTCCGACGGCGTCATGTCGCCTCTGAGATACGTCAGATAATCGACGAACATTACCGGATAGAGAGCGTTGTCGGCGAAGCTGCAGAGCCAGCTCCACCAGCCTTCCTGAAAGCCCCAGAATCTGCCGAAGGCGCGCTCGACCCAGAGGACGTAGCCGCCGTCCTCCGGCATCGCGGTCGAAAGCTCCGCCGTCATCAGCGCAGTCGGAAAGCTCCACAGCCACGGCGCGATCATGATCGCCAGGAGCGCGATCATCGGGCCGCCGGCGCCGACGGCGTCCTCGAAGCCGTAAGCGCCGCCCGCGACGCAAAAGAACGCCAGCGCGACGAGCTGCGTGAAGCCGAGTGTGCGACGGGGTTGCATCGGGAGTTACGCGCTTTTCTGCGACAAAAAGTCCCGCAAGGTGACGTGCGAGAGGGCCTCGCGGCGCGATTCGGCGATCAGATCGAGAGTTTTTTTCAAATCATCTTCTCCCTCGACGCGCTTGATCTTGAGATCGTCGCCGCCGTATCGGCGCATCGCCTCGATCACCTCGTCGAATCGGAGCTTCTCCGGCGGCCTGGCGAGGAGATAGATATGCTCCTGCGGTTCCCGGGCCGCGGCGACGAGAAATCCCGCGCGGCAGTGCTGCTCGAGGATCTCGCCCACGATTTTCACCGGCGCGGCGAGCTTCTGCGCCAGCGCTTCGGCGCTGTACGGCTCCTTGCCCTCGTCGAAGTTTTTCCCGATCAGCCACAGGAGCTTGAGCCCCAGCTCTTCCCGGAAAGAATACGGCGCGTCGGCTACGCTCAGCTCTTTCGCTTCTTTGCGCGGGTTTTGATGGGCGAAGGAGATGACGGCGCCGAAGAGGACGACGTTCCAGCCGGTGTAGAGCCAGACGAGAAAGATCGGGAGCTGCGCGAAGGCGCCGTAAATGGCGTTGTACTTGGCGACGCCGATCTGGAAATGAATGTAGCCCCACTGCACGAGCTGCCACAGCGTTCCCGCGATGACGCCGCCGTAAAACGCCGAGGACAGGCGCACGCTCGTGTTCGGCAGGTAGTTGTAAATGAAGGTGAGCGCGATCCACATCAGCACGTAGGGTGAGAGGACCGCGAGGAGCAAGACCAGATGGCTCATGCCGGGAAGATCGACGATCCACTGGACGATCGACACGTTCTGGATCGAGCTCGTGAGGCCGAGGGCGGCGACGAAAAGAATCGGGCAGGTCAAGAGCACGCTCAGATAGTCGGCGAACTTTCGCCCCAGCGAGCGCGGGCGCTGCACGCCCCAGATCCGGTTCAGCGCCAGCTCGATGTTGCCGACGAGCGAGATAGCGGTGGCGAGCAAGCTCGCGAGCCCGATCGCGCCGAGTGCCTTGACGTCGGTCTTGTCGATGTAGCCGATGATCTGGCGAACAATCTCCTCGGAGCCCGCGCTGAGTTTTTCCAACAGGATTGGCTGCAACTGGTTCTGCACGCCGAGGCCTTTGAGAATCGCGAACATGAGAGCGAGCAGGGGGACGAGCGAGAGGAGCGTCGTATAGGTGAGAGCCGACGCCTGTAGCGGGCAGCGGTTGTCGAGGAATCCCTGGACGGCGGCGAAAAAGATGCGGACGTGGCGGTAAACTTCTCGCCTGAATTGCGAGAGGTTCGCGAGATCGCTGTGTAAGAGGTCGTCTTGGACGAAGCTCTTGAGCTGTTGAATCTTTTCTTTGGAAGTCATCCGGGATCGCCGCGGGCGGAAGCCGGGTTATTTTCTCTTGAACAGCCCTTCGAACATCGACCCCTTGCCCTTTTGCATGCCCTTTTCCATCATCTGGCCGAGGCCCTTTTTCATCAACTTTTCGTTGTCCAGATTCACTGATGGATTTTTCGCCGGTCCGGTGATCTTGAGCGGCACGACGACCCGCCCCTGGTCGTCTTTCATGAACGTCGTCGTTTTGCCGCTGTCCAGCCGCGAGGAAACGTTGGACGCAAGCGCGGCCTCGATGCCGACGTCCAGCGTCTGCGGCTCGAGATGCATCTTGCCGCTTCCGTTCGCCTCCATCACCGGGCTCTGCAGATAAATGCGCTTGAAGTCGGCGATGCCGCCGGCCAAGGTGAAATCGGTCTCCAGCGTCTTGAACGTCGTGGCGCCGCCCCGCTCTTCTTTGGACATGCCGATCGCGCCCGTGATCTGCTCGATCTTTTTTATCAGATCGACGTTGGTGAGCTCGCCGTCTTTCGCTCCCAGCCGGCCGTTGCCGCGCATTTTTCGCACGATCGGCGCGTCGCCGCCGAGCGGCGCCGTGAAATCGATGGTTCCGGCGACGGTTCCCTTGAACGCGCGCTTATCGTTCACCTTGAGTTCTTTGATCTGGCTCTGGATCTTGGACACGAGGTTGTTGGATGGCCCGTTGAGCGTTACGCGCAGGCCGACAGGACCCGAGGCTTCGAGCTCTTTGGGCACGATCGCCGCCGCCGCGAGCAGCTGGACGATCGGCTTGATGTCGAAGTTGTCGTTGACGAGCGAGAGATTCACTTTAGGCGCGCCGGTCAGGTCGGCGACCGCGCCGCTCACCGCAAAGGCTATGTCTTCGGCTTTGAGGCGGCTGTCTTTCAAAGTGAGCGCCGATGGATTCTCCTCGTAACGCAACTGGCCTTCGAGAGAGACCGGCTTCAGTCCGGGGGCTTTCAAGGCGAGTCGAAATGGAAAAGGCCGATCCGCCGAGAAATCTTTGAGCGACACTTCGATGCCGCGAATCTGGAGCGGCTTTTGTCCTTGGGTCTGCAACGTGACGGCGCCGTCCTCGATGCGCAGCAGCGTCGGGACGAGCTGGGCCAGCCTTGCCGCTTCTTTGGCTCTGGGCGCCGCTTCCTTTTTCTCCTTCTTGGCGGTGTCCTCTTTCTTCTTGGCGATATCGGCGAAGTTGAACGTGCCGTCCGATTTTTTAACCAGATTGAAAGCCGGTTTTTCGAGAATAAACTCGTCAACTTCGAAACGTCCTCCGAGAAGCGGCCCGAGCTTGAGACGAAGACTCACCTC
Above is a genomic segment from Candidatus Binatia bacterium containing:
- a CDS encoding AsmA family protein, whose product is MKKLLLIVIGILVLLLLAIVVVPPLIDLGAYKGRYLPLVEQALQRKMDVGEIRLRLVPSPAIRLSGLKVADNPTFSKEPFFTAQEVSLRLKLGPLLGGRFEVDEFILEKPAFNLVKKSDGTFNFADIAKKKEDTAKKEKKEAAPRAKEAARLAQLVPTLLRIEDGAVTLQTQGQKPLQIRGIEVSLKDFSADRPFPFRLALKAPGLKPVSLEGQLRYEENPSALTLKDSRLKAEDIAFAVSGAVADLTGAPKVNLSLVNDNFDIKPIVQLLAAAAIVPKELEASGPVGLRVTLNGPSNNLVSKIQSQIKELKVNDKRAFKGTVAGTIDFTAPLGGDAPIVRKMRGNGRLGAKDGELTNVDLIKKIEQITGAIGMSKEERGGATTFKTLETDFTLAGGIADFKRIYLQSPVMEANGSGKMHLEPQTLDVGIEAALASNVSSRLDSGKTTTFMKDDQGRVVVPLKITGPAKNPSVNLDNEKLMKKGLGQMMEKGMQKGKGSMFEGLFKRK
- a CDS encoding YhjD/YihY/BrkB family envelope integrity protein, producing the protein MTSKEKIQQLKSFVQDDLLHSDLANLSQFRREVYRHVRIFFAAVQGFLDNRCPLQASALTYTTLLSLVPLLALMFAILKGLGVQNQLQPILLEKLSAGSEEIVRQIIGYIDKTDVKALGAIGLASLLATAISLVGNIELALNRIWGVQRPRSLGRKFADYLSVLLTCPILFVAALGLTSSIQNVSIVQWIVDLPGMSHLVLLLAVLSPYVLMWIALTFIYNYLPNTSVRLSSAFYGGVIAGTLWQLVQWGYIHFQIGVAKYNAIYGAFAQLPIFLVWLYTGWNVVLFGAVISFAHQNPRKEAKELSVADAPYSFREELGLKLLWLIGKNFDEGKEPYSAEALAQKLAAPVKIVGEILEQHCRAGFLVAAAREPQEHIYLLARPPEKLRFDEVIEAMRRYGGDDLKIKRVEGEDDLKKTLDLIAESRREALSHVTLRDFLSQKSA
- a CDS encoding APC family permease, with the translated sequence MQPRRTLGFTQLVALAFFCVAGGAYGFEDAVGAGGPMIALLAIMIAPWLWSFPTALMTAELSTAMPEDGGYVLWVERAFGRFWGFQEGWWSWLCSFADNALYPVMFVDYLTYLRGDMTPSERWSIGAALIAATTWLNIRGTSLVGTSLVVFGVLVLAPFAAMVLLGAPQIEPASWTAGGGKGDWALLLSIVLWNTSGWDNAGCCAGEVRKPNKNYPAAMAVAVVLVTLAYLLPVAVGVSVDTNWEQWEEGYFPKVAAAIGGGWLGGWLTIAGLISAAGLLSALLCTSSRVPYAMAERGMLPAPLKKLHPRYATPWLAILVNAAGLSVLIPFSFQELVQIDMFLYALALILEFAALVWLRFKEPGMARPYRIPFGAPGVIALSAPPVLLCMASIALADGPTKWTGIAGIAIGLVVYPWFRTPAEATLASTSAS